In Anastrepha obliqua isolate idAnaObli1 unplaced genomic scaffold, idAnaObli1_1.0 ptg000012l, whole genome shotgun sequence, a single window of DNA contains:
- the LOC129251342 gene encoding 5'-nucleotidase domain-containing protein 3, which yields MTGSVGFPISVFPAKKLPKDVNPVGVFANNELDLEEVDVYGFDYDYTLACYKPCLHDLLYNLGRDRLVKKFKYPEDISKLEYIPGFAVRGLHYDIEKGLLLKLDSFLQIQLGSVYRGLTKIPDVEVLKLYKNRILPIAYVEGQSKNYQPNARGKMVQLADLFSVPEMCLLCNVAEYFEGNHIDYNPEILFHDIKSAVQSCHPIMHEIVMKNVEDYIEINSRLPEYFEKLIKASKKLFLVTNSPFSFVNRGMTLLAGEKWRKFFDVIIVQARKPKFFTDDSRPIRLYDEQTNSHVWDRVSKLEKGKIYYEGTVKQLQDLTGWRGHNVLYFGDHPYSDLADVTLEHGWRTGAIINELTHEIETLNNVSFKTNANWLQMLTQLIEEIQDYDCEAAQICLEKWQLERDMLRNQTKMVFNKQFGSVFRTYHNPTYFSRRLFRFADIYTSDITNLANYSVFHTFYPRRGVMPHEYISYFM from the exons ctaagAAACTACCGAAAGATGTGAATCCTGTTGGTGTGTTTGCAAACAATGAGCTTGATTTAGAAGAAGTAGACGTATATGGATTCGATTACGACTATACCCTGGCATGCTACAAGCCTTGTCTACATGACTTGCTGTACAATTTAGGCCGTGATAGATTGGTAAAAAAGTTCAAG TATCCTGAAGATATCTCAAAGTTAGAGTACATTCCGGGATTTGCAGTTCGTGGCCTCCATTATGATATCGAGAAAGGTTTGCTTTTGAAGCTCGATTCATTCCTTCAAATACAGCTTGGCTCGGTTTATCGAGGACTCACTAAGATTCCCGATGTGGaagttttaaaactttataaaaatcgcATATTACCTATTGCATATGTTGAGGGCCAATCCAAAAACTACCAG CCTAATGCCAGGGGAAAAATGGTTCAACTAGCTGACTTGTTCTCCGTTCCCGAAATGTGTCTTTTGTGTAACGTTGCGGAGTATTTTGAAGGAAATCACATCGACTACAACCCCGAAATCTTGTTTCACGATATTAAATCAGCGGTCCAATCATGTCATCCTATAATGCACGAAATTGTTATGAAAAACGTGgaggattatattgaaataaactcCAGATTACCGgaatattttgagaaattaattaaagcgagcaaaaaattgtttctagtaACTAATAGTCCTTTTTCCTTTGT AAATCGAGGAATGACTCTGTTGGCCGGCGAAAAGTGgcgaaaattttttgatgttataATAGTTCAGGCGCGAAAgccaaaattttttacagaTGATTCGCGACCCATTCGCTTATATGATGAACAAACAAATTCACATGTTTGGGATCGAGTTTCTAAGCTTGAAAAAGGGAAAATATACTACGAG GGAACAGTAAAACAGCTACAAGATTTAACTGGATGGCGTGGACATAATGTGCTGTATTTTGGTGACCATCCATATAGCGATTTGGCAGATGTGACATTGGAGCATGGATGGAGGACGGGAGCTATTATTAATGAGCTCACT CATGAGATTGAGACATTGAATAATGTTAGTTTTAAAACTAACGCGAATTGGCTTCAAATGCTAACCCAACTCATAGAAGAAATTCAAGACTACGACTGTGAGGCTGCACAGATATGTTTAGAAAAATGGCAACTAGAACGAGATATGCTCAG GAATCAAACTAAAATGGTGTTTAACAAGCAGTTTGGCAGCGTATTTCGGACATATCACAATCCGACGTATTTTTCTAGGCGACTTTTTCGTTTTGCTGATATATATACAAGTGATATAACAAATTTGGCCAACTATTCTGTCTTTCATACATTTTATCCTCGACGAGGAGTAATGCCCCATGAATACATTTCGTacttcatgtaa